From Scytonema millei VB511283:
TAGCAATTCTCGATTGCGTGCGTGACACTTGTAGGGGCGCACGGCTGTGCGCCCCTACAGATCGCGTGTTTTACCCAATTGAAAACCGCTATCAAACCAAACGTTGGATAATAGCGGTGCTGAAACAGCTTAAATAATAGTGAAATTTTTTGAGATATTCGGTGAGTCCACGCTGAACTAAAGCGCAAATTTCCAGCTATGCTCGACGGCGATCGCCAGAAAACCGTTAAGATAATGGCAGCACTTCCATTTTCGTTACTCAAGGCTACCTAGTAGCACACCCAACCATGCCTTCAGTGCTTCCCCAAGACTCTAACGTTGTCATTCGTCCCTTCCAATACCGAGATTTGGAAGCAATAGAGCGGCTTTACCAAGAGTCGGTTGAAACGGATAATCCAGATGCTGTCGCCGAGCTGCAAAAGCAATTGCACTGGCTGCACAGTTGGTATTGGTTGCTGAAGTTCTTTCGCCTGTTTCCTAACCCCCTTCAATACCGATTCTGCCTTCATGTCGCGGAGCAACATCGCCAAGTTCAAGGCATGATTCAAGTCTGTCCCTTCAACCGCACTCGCAGTACGTGGAGAGTAGAGCGAGTCGCCGTCACTCCCCAAGTCCGCGCTCAAGGAATAGGCTCTCAGCTGCTACGCCACTGTTTCGAGTCAATTCGAGAAGCTAGAACATGGCTGTTAGAAGTCAACGTCAATGACAAGGAAGCATTAGCACTCTATCGCCAAAATGGGTTTCAAACTCTAGCACAGCTCACCTACTGGGAGATTGCTCCCGCTTTGTTGCAAGAGCTGGCGTTAGGCGAACCAGATTTACCTAACTTATTACCGATCGGTAATGCCGATGCCCAACTGCTCTATCAACTCGATACAGCCTCCATGCCTCCTTTGGTGCGGCAAGTCTTCGATCGCAACGCCGACGACTTCAAAACGAGTTTGTTCGGCGGGTTAATCGAAGGCATTAAACAATGGTTAAGCAAAACGGAAGTTGTCAGTGGCTACGTATTTGAACCGCAGCGCAAAGCCGCGATCGGCTATTTTCAAGTCCATTTGTGCCGTCGCGGTTGCCAGCCGCACGAAGCAACGCTGACCGTTCATCCCGCTTATACTTGGCTTTATCCCGAACTACTAACTCAACTTGCCCGCATCGCTCA
This genomic window contains:
- a CDS encoding GNAT family N-acetyltransferase — protein: MPSVLPQDSNVVIRPFQYRDLEAIERLYQESVETDNPDAVAELQKQLHWLHSWYWLLKFFRLFPNPLQYRFCLHVAEQHRQVQGMIQVCPFNRTRSTWRVERVAVTPQVRAQGIGSQLLRHCFESIREARTWLLEVNVNDKEALALYRQNGFQTLAQLTYWEIAPALLQELALGEPDLPNLLPIGNADAQLLYQLDTASMPPLVRQVFDRNADDFKTSLFGGLIEGIKQWLSKTEVVSGYVFEPQRKAAIGYFQVHLCRRGCQPHEATLTVHPAYTWLYPELLTQLARIAQDFPPQALRLASADYQPEREEYLQQIGADRIEHTLMMSRSVWHKLRESKLVSLEGMQWHEVLQGLQPARKPVPGGMSWAGQGKPAPETIQPSKPPSKTGQQNSPTEQIKYASQRADEIVQPTESTSPKTERERD